A genomic window from Agreia sp. COWG includes:
- a CDS encoding ABC transporter permease, translating into MVAEFLKLKLQFFGNTFVRTPKQIAGVIVTFVICVVLAVASASVLLSLVDVPVRDARTTVILGGSVVIAAFLVVPLLSGVPDTLEPRRFALFGIRPAPLARALAVAGLVSVPMVLTLLVAAFTVPVWAQNAGIATLAVVSAVVGVATCLLISRIASLLATTVLATRRSRETAALVAVIVVVLASPAVILWLTAHGADGVPGLASAAADTLSWSPLGAVWAVPADVATGAPAFSVVLKALIAVAFVAVLWLVWNALVARALVTAQREQNTRQHANLGWFARTPSTRSGAVAARSLTYWARDARYPVPVIGVFGFLLVVFVAFVIAGIPLTYLVLLTVPALCATLAFSVHNDVALDNSAVWLHVSASKVGIADRMGRMVPVLAIGIPLIAIGSVVAAYFADDFAALPALLGVSTVLLLAGLGVGNLLSALFPYPAVRPGDGPFSQPQVGGGTGVVVQIAFVLLLALFASPSVFYALKGLMGDQQVFWPSLWWGAGTGLVVVVVGTLLGGIVFDRRSPDILAAALRN; encoded by the coding sequence ATGGTTGCTGAATTCCTCAAACTGAAGCTGCAGTTCTTCGGTAACACCTTCGTTCGCACGCCGAAGCAGATCGCCGGTGTGATCGTCACGTTCGTCATCTGCGTGGTGTTGGCCGTCGCGTCGGCCTCGGTGCTTCTGTCGCTGGTCGACGTTCCGGTTCGAGATGCCCGCACCACGGTGATTCTCGGAGGCTCGGTGGTGATCGCCGCGTTCCTCGTCGTGCCGCTGCTGTCGGGTGTGCCCGATACCCTCGAGCCTCGACGCTTCGCTCTGTTCGGTATTCGTCCCGCACCCTTGGCCCGGGCTCTGGCTGTAGCCGGCCTGGTGAGCGTGCCGATGGTGCTCACGTTGCTCGTGGCCGCTTTCACCGTTCCCGTGTGGGCGCAGAACGCCGGCATCGCAACGCTGGCGGTCGTCTCGGCGGTCGTCGGTGTGGCTACCTGCCTGCTCATCTCCCGCATCGCATCTCTGCTCGCAACCACCGTTCTGGCTACCCGCAGATCTCGCGAGACCGCGGCCCTCGTCGCCGTCATCGTCGTCGTGCTCGCGTCGCCTGCGGTCATCCTCTGGCTTACGGCACACGGCGCCGACGGGGTTCCCGGGCTCGCCTCCGCGGCCGCAGACACCCTCAGCTGGAGTCCGCTGGGTGCCGTGTGGGCAGTTCCGGCCGACGTGGCGACCGGGGCCCCGGCCTTCTCGGTGGTGCTGAAGGCCCTCATCGCCGTAGCCTTCGTCGCTGTTCTCTGGCTGGTATGGAACGCCCTCGTCGCCCGGGCCCTCGTCACGGCCCAACGAGAGCAGAACACCCGCCAGCACGCGAACCTCGGCTGGTTCGCCCGTACTCCGTCGACTCGGTCGGGGGCAGTCGCTGCGCGCAGCCTCACGTACTGGGCGCGCGATGCCCGATATCCGGTTCCTGTCATCGGAGTGTTCGGCTTTCTTCTCGTGGTCTTCGTCGCGTTCGTGATCGCGGGCATCCCGCTCACCTACCTCGTGCTGCTCACCGTTCCCGCGCTGTGCGCGACGCTCGCCTTCTCTGTGCACAACGACGTGGCGCTCGACAACTCGGCCGTGTGGTTGCACGTCTCCGCCTCGAAGGTGGGAATCGCCGACCGGATGGGCCGGATGGTTCCGGTCCTGGCGATCGGCATCCCCTTGATCGCCATCGGCTCGGTGGTCGCCGCCTACTTCGCCGACGATTTCGCGGCGCTGCCCGCCCTGCTCGGGGTCAGTACCGTGCTGCTGCTCGCGGGTCTCGGCGTCGGGAATCTTCTCTCGGCCCTGTTCCCGTATCCGGCCGTGCGACCGGGCGACGGGCCTTTCTCTCAGCCGCAGGTCGGTGGCGGAACCGGCGTGGTGGTGCAGATCGCTTTTGTGCTGCTGTTGGCGCTATTCGCCTCACCGTCGGTGTTCTACGCGCTGAAGGGCCTCATGGGAGACCAGCAGGTATTCTGGCCGTCGTTGTGGTGGGGTGCCGGCACCGGGCTGGTCGTGGTCGTGGTGGGAACCCTGCTCGGTGGCATCGTCTTCGATCGCCGTTCGCCCGACATCCTGGCGGCAGCGCTTCGCAACTGA